One Bacteroidota bacterium genomic region harbors:
- a CDS encoding lamin tail domain-containing protein, with protein MLNKKVILWFVLLSAAFRADAQLFINEIMSNNQNTIQDNDGDYSDWIELYNAGASAVNLQGYGLSDNPDSLLKYVFPSKTIAAGGFLRVWCSGKNVSITGVAAQTNFSLSSQGENIYLSDPAGTVLDNVPGVFLPADKTYGRFPNGSATLAYLSGPTPAASNNTVTTLQGVITQKPLFSQPGGLFADSLYLTLTSPDVNLEVRYTLDGSDPSNSSSVFSAPLLIKNRDADTNFYSMIRTCYNVHFWLPDWHPPLGNVFKATVVRARLFRNGYLPGPIQTYTYFVDDSIFGRYGNLPIVSVVSDPRNLFNDTTGIYVPGINYQPSTFNANYYLPWDRPANIEMYMPDGSSAFNSNFRINVNGQSSPSSPQKGLNVNATSDYGDSKINYPLFANTVGPARLIDKFDKIKLRAWGSDRDKALFRDAFSTQFMHRTNLDYEAYRPVVVFIDGEYWGLQELRERDRDHTYYTAHYLIDGKNPGVDILEGAGANVLEGDSVNWTNLMDFINTHPLSDSANYAYVKTQVDIRSFMLHYLFSIYMSRSDWPDQNEAKWRSRAPDGKWKWIMWDMDATVAYYLNPWYDMFTQAIIGSRGYGPSDLLNSFLTNTEFRNDWVNLFADFMNTEFLSSLMQNKVNVMRNELLPYMTEYQNRWQTNYNFQAQTDSMKWWVSLRSQFCKSQILSTFTLPNYYALHLNISDTIKGKIQVSTVLLDENTARASAHTFPWTGVYFQDVPVPVTAIARPGYKFIRWLETNDTSSTIRISLLNDTVFTAMFDVDTTYVPQMQPVINEVMSSNLSAVADNYGEYDDWLEIYNPNPDTIDIGDYYLSDNLILPTRFKILSGTDSTKIPPYGFLLIWADDDMEQGLLHTNFKFNSTGDHVYLYAPDGESLLDSISFGTLNTDVSYGRAYDASPDWINFSVPTPGATNVNTPAQNLVINELMPLNTSVIADNHGQFDPWIEIYNPNSDTLDLAGWYMTNDGGIPQKFRFAFNNDSTKIPPYGFKLLWADATTEQGALHLNFRLTNQGDCVLLYKPNDTSLSDFVCIGSLSQNVSRGRKYDASPTWIDFFVSTPNATNQTSPAEFVLINEVQTINISTQQDNYGEFAPWIELYNPNSDTLNLEGWYMSNDPGDVNYFRFPYDNDSTKISPHGFMLLWGDGQSQQGIRHLNFQLINSGECVILSKPNSSLSDSVCYANIPADYSYGRINDGNASWMNFVIPTPDSNNVDLFTGFDINLNSDTLFLFPNPAKSGKVYLNHAINGVLTDSQGREMHRLMNEDRFDISGFASGVYILNTDDRKHLKLIVQ; from the coding sequence ATGCTTAATAAAAAAGTTATTCTGTGGTTTGTACTTCTGTCGGCCGCCTTCAGAGCGGATGCGCAGCTTTTCATCAACGAAATCATGAGTAATAACCAGAATACCATCCAGGACAATGATGGAGATTATTCTGATTGGATAGAACTCTACAATGCCGGTGCCAGTGCCGTAAACCTGCAAGGATATGGCTTATCCGATAATCCGGATAGTTTGCTCAAATATGTCTTCCCTTCCAAAACCATTGCTGCAGGCGGTTTTCTGAGGGTTTGGTGTTCCGGTAAAAATGTATCCATAACAGGAGTCGCAGCACAAACAAATTTTTCATTGAGTTCACAGGGAGAGAATATTTACCTGAGTGATCCGGCAGGAACGGTTTTGGATAATGTCCCGGGTGTTTTTCTTCCTGCTGACAAGACATACGGACGTTTTCCCAATGGCTCTGCTACGCTTGCTTATCTGAGTGGTCCTACTCCTGCTGCAAGTAACAATACTGTAACTACACTGCAGGGAGTAATTACACAAAAGCCTTTGTTTAGCCAACCCGGAGGATTGTTTGCAGATTCGTTATATCTCACACTTACTTCACCTGATGTAAATCTGGAAGTCCGTTATACTCTTGATGGTTCTGATCCGTCGAATTCCTCATCCGTGTTTTCAGCACCATTGCTCATTAAAAACAGAGATGCCGATACGAATTTTTATTCGATGATCCGTACCTGTTACAATGTACACTTCTGGCTTCCCGACTGGCATCCGCCTCTTGGAAATGTTTTTAAGGCGACAGTTGTGAGAGCAAGGCTTTTCAGAAACGGATATTTACCCGGTCCGATTCAAACGTATACTTATTTTGTAGACGACAGCATTTTTGGACGATATGGAAATTTACCCATCGTTTCTGTTGTTTCTGATCCGCGGAATTTGTTTAATGATACGACTGGTATCTATGTTCCGGGAATCAATTACCAGCCGAGTACATTCAACGCGAATTATTATTTACCCTGGGACAGACCGGCAAATATTGAAATGTATATGCCGGATGGAAGCTCTGCATTCAATAGTAATTTCAGGATCAATGTAAACGGACAAAGCTCTCCTTCAAGTCCACAGAAGGGATTGAATGTAAATGCCACCAGTGATTATGGCGACAGTAAAATTAATTACCCTTTGTTTGCCAATACCGTCGGTCCTGCAAGACTTATCGATAAGTTTGACAAAATAAAATTGCGTGCATGGGGAAGCGATCGTGACAAGGCACTTTTTCGTGATGCTTTCAGTACACAATTTATGCACCGGACAAATCTTGATTATGAAGCCTACCGTCCGGTTGTGGTTTTTATCGATGGAGAATACTGGGGCTTACAGGAATTAAGAGAACGTGATCGTGACCATACCTATTATACTGCCCATTATTTGATCGATGGTAAAAATCCGGGAGTGGACATTTTGGAAGGAGCGGGAGCGAATGTACTGGAAGGAGATTCCGTCAACTGGACTAACCTGATGGATTTTATCAATACACATCCGCTTTCTGATTCCGCGAATTATGCATATGTAAAAACACAGGTGGACATCAGGAGTTTCATGCTGCATTATTTGTTCAGCATCTATATGTCGCGTTCCGACTGGCCGGATCAGAATGAAGCGAAGTGGAGATCCAGAGCACCGGATGGAAAATGGAAATGGATCATGTGGGACATGGATGCTACTGTGGCCTATTATCTGAATCCATGGTACGACATGTTTACACAGGCAATTATTGGCAGCAGAGGATATGGACCTTCTGATCTGCTCAATTCCTTTCTTACCAATACAGAATTTCGAAATGATTGGGTGAATCTTTTCGCGGATTTTATGAATACGGAGTTTCTGTCTTCTCTTATGCAAAATAAGGTAAATGTGATGCGCAATGAGTTATTGCCCTATATGACAGAATATCAGAATCGCTGGCAAACAAATTATAATTTCCAGGCACAGACTGACAGCATGAAATGGTGGGTGAGTTTAAGATCACAATTTTGCAAGTCTCAAATACTTTCCACATTCACCTTGCCAAATTATTATGCTTTACACCTGAATATTTCTGATACAATTAAAGGGAAAATTCAAGTCAGCACAGTACTGCTCGATGAAAATACCGCGAGAGCAAGTGCTCATACCTTCCCCTGGACTGGTGTTTATTTTCAGGATGTACCGGTTCCTGTTACAGCAATTGCAAGACCCGGTTATAAGTTTATCCGATGGCTGGAAACAAATGATACCAGTTCAACGATACGAATTAGTTTGTTGAACGACACAGTTTTCACCGCCATGTTTGATGTAGATACTACATATGTTCCTCAGATGCAGCCGGTAATTAATGAAGTAATGTCTTCCAATCTTTCCGCCGTCGCGGATAATTATGGTGAATATGATGACTGGCTGGAAATCTATAATCCAAATCCGGATACAATCGATATCGGCGACTATTATCTAAGTGATAATTTGATCCTGCCAACGCGGTTTAAAATTTTATCAGGAACAGATTCTACAAAGATCCCACCCTATGGTTTTTTATTGATCTGGGCGGATGATGATATGGAGCAAGGTTTATTGCATACTAATTTTAAATTCAACAGTACCGGGGATCATGTCTATTTATACGCTCCCGATGGAGAAAGTCTTCTCGACTCTATTTCTTTCGGAACACTGAACACAGATGTTTCCTACGGCCGGGCATATGACGCATCTCCGGACTGGATCAATTTTTCCGTCCCTACTCCCGGAGCAACAAATGTGAACACTCCCGCTCAAAATCTTGTGATCAACGAATTAATGCCACTGAACACATCGGTGATTGCTGATAATCATGGTCAGTTTGATCCATGGATTGAAATATATAATCCCAATTCAGATACGCTGGATCTTGCAGGCTGGTACATGACCAATGACGGAGGAATACCGCAGAAGTTCAGATTTGCTTTTAATAACGACTCCACGAAAATTCCACCCTATGGTTTCAAATTACTCTGGGCGGATGCAACAACAGAACAGGGAGCTTTACATCTGAATTTCAGACTGACCAATCAGGGAGATTGTGTATTGTTATACAAACCGAATGATACAAGCCTGTCGGATTTTGTATGCATTGGCAGTTTGTCCCAGAATGTTTCGCGAGGCAGAAAATACGATGCATCACCAACCTGGATCGATTTCTTTGTGTCAACACCAAACGCGACAAATCAAACTTCTCCGGCTGAGTTTGTGCTGATCAATGAAGTGCAGACAATCAATATCTCCACACAACAAGACAATTATGGAGAGTTCGCTCCCTGGATTGAACTTTATAATCCAAACTCCGATACCTTGAACCTGGAAGGTTGGTACATGAGCAATGATCCGGGAGATGTAAATTATTTCCGTTTCCCCTATGATAATGATTCGACAAAAATTTCACCACATGGATTTATGCTGCTTTGGGGCGATGGACAATCACAACAGGGAATTCGTCATTTGAATTTTCAACTGATCAACAGTGGTGAATGTGTGATACTTTCAAAACCCAATTCTTCCCTCTCTGATTCCGTTTGTTATGCAAATATTCCTGCTGACTATTCTTATGGAAGAATCAATGATGGAAATGCAAGCTGGATGAATTTTGTAATCCCGACACCGGATTCGAATAATGTGGATTTGTTTACTGGCTTTGATATAAATCTCAATTCTGATACCTTGTTTTTGTTTCCAAATCCTGCCAAAAGTGGGAAGGTCTATTTGAATCATGCTATCAATGGAGTTCTAACTGATTCTCAGGGTCGTGAAATGCACAGGTTAATGAATGAAGATCGCTTTGATATCAGTGGATTTGCTTCAGGTGTTTATATATTAAATACAGACGACAGGAAGCATCTTAAATTGATCGTACAATAA
- a CDS encoding aminopeptidase P N-terminal domain-containing protein — protein sequence MKYTAIEKNLFIENRKKFIAQLQPKSIAVFHSNDEMPRNGDGAFPFRQQSDLFWLSGIDQEQTILVLSPEHPLPEYREVLFLRKTNEHIAVWEGHKYTKEEAREASGIQHIFWTEDFQAMLPVMMHHSKNVYVNLNENDRFVTEVVYRDERFSRELRSKYPNHQYERSGPIMAKLRAIKSDPEVKQMQIAADITEKAFRRVLGFVRPGVMEYQIEAEITHEFLWNRATGHAYSPIIASGASACVLHYTENNRECKEGDVILMDFGAEYANYAADLTRCIPVSGKFTKRQKDVYNAVLRVMRAATQMLVVGNVIPKYHEEVGKLMEQELIGLGLLKAEDVKKQDPKQPLYKKYFMHGTSHFLGLDVHDIGNRYEPMQAGMVFTCEPGIYIPEENLGIRIENDILLTANGPVDLMANIPIEADEIEDLMAKQRVVVG from the coding sequence ATGAAATATACTGCCATCGAGAAAAACCTGTTTATCGAAAACAGAAAAAAATTCATCGCGCAACTTCAGCCTAAATCCATTGCTGTTTTTCACAGCAATGATGAAATGCCAAGAAATGGTGACGGAGCTTTTCCTTTTCGTCAGCAGTCTGATTTATTTTGGTTGAGCGGAATTGATCAGGAGCAAACGATTCTTGTTCTTTCGCCTGAGCATCCTTTGCCGGAATACCGGGAAGTACTTTTTCTGAGAAAAACGAATGAACATATTGCTGTCTGGGAAGGACATAAATACACCAAAGAAGAAGCACGTGAAGCTTCCGGAATTCAGCATATTTTCTGGACAGAAGATTTTCAGGCAATGTTGCCGGTGATGATGCATCATTCAAAGAATGTATATGTCAACCTGAATGAGAATGATCGTTTTGTTACCGAGGTTGTTTATCGTGATGAAAGATTCTCACGTGAACTGAGAAGTAAATATCCAAATCATCAATATGAACGTTCCGGCCCGATCATGGCAAAATTGCGCGCCATTAAATCGGATCCGGAAGTGAAACAAATGCAAATCGCTGCGGATATTACTGAAAAAGCTTTCCGCCGTGTCCTGGGTTTTGTTCGCCCCGGTGTTATGGAATACCAGATTGAAGCGGAAATCACCCATGAATTTTTATGGAACAGAGCCACCGGTCATGCTTATTCTCCAATCATTGCCAGCGGAGCAAGTGCTTGTGTTTTACACTATACAGAGAATAACCGCGAGTGTAAAGAGGGAGATGTGATCCTGATGGATTTCGGTGCTGAATACGCGAATTACGCTGCCGACCTCACACGCTGTATTCCAGTGAGTGGAAAATTTACTAAACGTCAGAAAGATGTTTACAATGCAGTCTTACGTGTCATGCGTGCGGCAACTCAGATGCTTGTTGTTGGAAATGTTATCCCGAAGTACCACGAAGAAGTTGGTAAATTGATGGAGCAGGAACTGATTGGATTGGGATTGTTGAAAGCGGAAGACGTGAAGAAACAAGATCCAAAACAACCTTTGTACAAGAAATATTTTATGCACGGGACCAGCCATTTTCTTGGTCTGGACGTTCACGATATAGGCAACCGTTATGAACCAATGCAGGCCGGTATGGTGTTTACCTGTGAACCCGGGATCTACATTCCTGAAGAAAACCTCGGTATCCGTATTGAAAATGATATCCTTCTTACAGCCAATGGTCCGGTTGATCTCATGGCCAATATCCCTATCGAAGCTGACGAAATTGAAGATCTGATGGCAAAGCAACGGGTTGTTGTTGGGTAG
- a CDS encoding TetR/AcrR family transcriptional regulator codes for MARIRDAQKTEQIYQATLELVLKQGFSGLKMADVAAQAGLATGTVYIYFKDKDELINQLYAYLKQKGVDAYSGGLDDEDSFKKSLRRLWKQFFNYNLERSAEVAFLEQYFRSPFLKSNSKKEGNTFFQPFLSLLERGQDEKKLIKMEKQIILAMLVGPVHEMVRMQQTGSLKISPAVIDTTFDQIWEGIKR; via the coding sequence ATGGCAAGAATACGAGACGCTCAAAAAACAGAGCAGATTTATCAAGCTACACTGGAGCTGGTTTTAAAACAAGGGTTTAGTGGTTTGAAAATGGCGGATGTCGCTGCTCAGGCCGGATTGGCAACAGGGACTGTCTATATTTATTTCAAGGATAAAGATGAATTAATCAACCAGCTCTATGCATACCTCAAGCAAAAAGGTGTGGATGCTTATTCCGGCGGTTTAGATGATGAAGATTCATTCAAGAAATCACTGCGTCGTTTGTGGAAGCAATTTTTTAATTACAATCTGGAACGCAGTGCTGAAGTTGCGTTTCTTGAACAATATTTCCGATCTCCTTTTTTGAAAAGTAATTCGAAAAAAGAAGGCAACACCTTTTTTCAGCCTTTCTTGAGTTTGCTGGAACGCGGACAGGATGAGAAAAAGCTGATCAAGATGGAAAAGCAAATTATTCTGGCGATGTTGGTGGGGCCTGTTCATGAAATGGTTCGTATGCAGCAGACTGGGTCTTTGAAAATTTCTCCCGCTGTAATTGATACGACATTTGATCAGATCTGGGAAGGTATCAAGCGGTAA
- a CDS encoding DinB family protein translates to MKNLLLKYVKYNLWANQRMLDFIQEFCTDEQLNQEITSSFPTIRKTLLHIWGAESIWLIRLNGTSPTIWTWMDFQGTQAELRSVILENDQAWIDFVEAKDEKYFEDNFDFKTLDGTSYSSGRMEAIQHCMNHSTFHRGQLVTLLRQVGATKLPATDFIAYCRL, encoded by the coding sequence ATGAAAAACTTACTGCTTAAGTATGTAAAATATAACCTGTGGGCCAATCAGCGCATGCTGGATTTTATTCAGGAGTTTTGTACAGATGAGCAATTAAACCAGGAAATCACGAGCAGTTTTCCAACGATCAGAAAAACCCTGCTTCATATTTGGGGTGCAGAATCCATTTGGTTGATACGTTTGAACGGAACATCTCCTACAATCTGGACCTGGATGGATTTTCAGGGTACACAAGCAGAATTGCGTTCGGTCATTCTGGAAAATGATCAGGCTTGGATAGATTTTGTGGAAGCGAAAGACGAAAAGTATTTTGAAGACAATTTTGATTTTAAAACTCTGGATGGTACTTCTTACTCAAGTGGAAGGATGGAAGCCATTCAGCATTGTATGAACCACAGCACATTTCATCGGGGGCAATTGGTGACCTTGTTACGGCAGGTGGGAGCCACTAAGTTGCCGGCAACTGACTTTATTGCGTATTGCAGGCTTTGA